A stretch of the Bacillus anthracis str. Vollum genome encodes the following:
- a CDS encoding TSUP family transporter — MDELSFQVIILLIAFGFLAAFIDSVVGGGGLISLPALMFVGLPPASAIATNKLAATMGTFTSAIYFIRSGKVDFKIVGKLIPLTVIGAVAGALVVKFIPPDILRPLVLVMLVFIAIYIIAKKDWGSVSTYKKMTKRKTLIFFFVILMIGFYDGFFGPGTGSFLIFAFLLIGLDFIQAAASGKLLNFVSNIVSLITFLFLDVIHFEYGIIMGLSMIFGAYFGSKFAVQKGVGYVRALFLLVTILLISKNVLEYTHIL, encoded by the coding sequence ATGGATGAATTAAGTTTTCAAGTCATTATTTTATTAATTGCATTCGGTTTTTTAGCAGCTTTTATTGATTCAGTTGTTGGTGGTGGAGGATTAATTTCGCTTCCGGCGCTTATGTTTGTTGGTTTACCACCAGCTTCGGCAATTGCAACGAATAAATTAGCTGCAACGATGGGGACGTTTACGAGTGCGATTTACTTTATTCGATCGGGAAAGGTCGATTTTAAAATTGTAGGAAAGTTAATCCCGTTAACTGTTATAGGAGCAGTAGCAGGTGCTTTAGTAGTAAAGTTTATTCCGCCGGATATTTTACGTCCGTTAGTGCTTGTAATGTTGGTGTTTATTGCTATTTATATTATTGCGAAAAAGGATTGGGGAAGTGTCTCTACCTATAAGAAGATGACGAAAAGAAAAACATTAATATTTTTCTTTGTTATTTTAATGATAGGGTTTTACGATGGATTTTTTGGACCAGGAACAGGATCCTTTTTAATTTTTGCATTTTTATTAATTGGTTTGGATTTTATTCAAGCGGCAGCATCTGGAAAACTTTTGAATTTTGTTAGTAATATCGTATCGTTAATCACTTTTTTATTTTTAGACGTAATTCATTTTGAATACGGTATTATTATGGGGTTATCGATGATTTTTGGCGCTTATTTTGGATCGAAGTTTGCAGTTCAAAAAGGTGTTGGATATGTAAGAGCTTTATTTTTGTTAGTGACTATTTTATTGATTAGCAAAAACGTTTTGGAATATACTCATATTTTGTAG
- the pruA gene encoding L-glutamate gamma-semialdehyde dehydrogenase, with the protein MVVAYKHEPFTDFSVEANKLAFEEGLKKVESYLGQDYPLIIGGEKITTEDKIVSVNPANKEELVGRVSKASRELAEKAMQVADETFQTWRKSKPEMRADILFRAAAIVRRRKHEFSAILVKEAGKPWNEADADTAEAIDFMEYYGRQMLKLKDGIPVESRPIEYNRFSYIPLGVGVIISPWNFPFAIMAGMTTAALVSGNTVLLKPASTTPVVAAKFMEVLEEAGLPAGVVNFVPGNGSEVGDYLVDHPRTRFISFTGSRDVGIRIYERAAKVNPGQIWLKRVIAEMGGKDTIVVDKEADLELAAKSIVASAFGFSGQKCSACSRAVIHEDVYDHVLNRAVELTKELTVANPAVLGTNMGPVNDQAAFDKVMSYVAIGKEEGRILAGGEGDDSKGWFIQPTIVADVAEDARLMKEEIFGPVVAFCKAKDFDHALAIANNTEYGLTGAVISNNRDHIEKAREDFHVGNLYFNRGCTGAIVGYQPFGGFNMSGTDSKAGGPDYLALHMQAKTTSETL; encoded by the coding sequence ATGGTAGTAGCATACAAACATGAGCCATTTACAGATTTTTCAGTAGAGGCTAACAAATTAGCGTTTGAAGAAGGTTTAAAGAAAGTAGAATCTTATCTTGGACAAGACTATCCATTAATTATTGGGGGAGAAAAAATCACTACAGAAGACAAAATTGTTTCTGTAAACCCTGCAAATAAAGAGGAACTTGTTGGTCGCGTTTCAAAAGCAAGCCGTGAGTTAGCTGAAAAAGCAATGCAAGTAGCGGATGAAACATTCCAAACTTGGAGAAAGTCAAAACCAGAAATGCGTGCAGACATTTTATTCCGTGCTGCAGCGATCGTTCGTCGTAGAAAACATGAATTCTCTGCTATTCTTGTAAAAGAAGCAGGTAAACCGTGGAATGAGGCAGATGCTGATACAGCAGAAGCAATCGACTTTATGGAATATTATGGTCGCCAAATGTTGAAATTAAAAGACGGAATTCCAGTAGAAAGCCGTCCAATTGAATATAATCGTTTCTCTTACATTCCATTAGGAGTAGGTGTTATCATTTCTCCTTGGAACTTCCCATTCGCAATTATGGCAGGTATGACAACAGCTGCTTTAGTTTCTGGTAACACAGTATTACTAAAACCAGCTAGTACAACTCCTGTAGTAGCAGCGAAATTCATGGAAGTATTAGAAGAAGCTGGCTTACCAGCTGGCGTAGTAAACTTCGTACCAGGTAATGGTTCTGAAGTTGGTGACTACTTAGTAGATCACCCTCGTACACGCTTCATTAGCTTCACTGGATCTCGTGATGTAGGTATCCGTATTTATGAGCGCGCAGCGAAAGTAAACCCAGGCCAAATCTGGTTAAAACGCGTTATCGCTGAAATGGGTGGTAAAGATACAATTGTTGTTGATAAAGAAGCAGATCTTGAATTAGCAGCTAAATCTATCGTTGCATCAGCATTCGGATTCTCAGGACAAAAATGTTCTGCATGTTCTCGTGCAGTAATCCACGAAGATGTATACGATCACGTATTAAATCGTGCTGTTGAATTAACGAAAGAATTAACAGTTGCTAACCCAGCTGTATTAGGTACAAACATGGGTCCTGTTAATGACCAAGCTGCATTCGATAAAGTAATGAGCTATGTTGCAATTGGTAAAGAAGAAGGTAGAATTTTAGCAGGTGGCGAAGGAGACGACTCTAAAGGCTGGTTCATCCAACCAACAATCGTTGCTGACGTTGCAGAAGATGCTCGCCTAATGAAAGAAGAAATCTTCGGACCAGTAGTAGCATTCTGTAAAGCAAAAGACTTTGATCATGCACTTGCAATTGCAAACAATACAGAATACGGTTTAACAGGAGCAGTTATCTCTAACAACCGTGATCATATTGAAAAAGCACGTGAAGACTTCCACGTAGGTAACTTATACTTCAACCGTGGATGTACTGGTGCAATCGTAGGATACCAACCATTCGGTGGCTTTAACATGTCTGGTACAGACTCTAAAGCTGGTGGTCCTGACTACTTAGCGCTTCACATGCAAGCAAAAACTACTTCTGAAACTTTATAA